The Gymnogyps californianus isolate 813 chromosome 15, ASM1813914v2, whole genome shotgun sequence genome includes the window CAGCACAGGACAGCGCAGCCTTCCTGCAACCCTCCCGCCTCCAAGGCACGGACGTGCTACAGAAAAGTGGTGTTTGAAGGATGTTATTGGGGCCCACGAGATGCTCTACATGCCGTGAGCGAGAGACAGGTGAGTGACGTGGGCTGACCATCCTGTGGACAGGGAAGGGACGGGTGCCCAGAGCGGTGCTCAGTCCCGGCCGGAGGCAGGGTAAGCCGCAGCGGCTCCGGCAGGCGAGGGTGGCCGGCCCTCGGTGCCGTGCAGCATCGGCGGGATGTTACCCACGGGGCTCTGCCGGTCGTGACACAGAGCCCCGGCGAGGGGACTTGCTCCtttccacctgcagcccctgtgCAGAGGCATCCCCTGTGGCTGCATGGCCTCTTGCTCCGCCAGCTGCTCCTTCTCGGCAAAGCCTGGGAAAGCAATAACCCACAGGGTCGCCCGCCGGCTCTCCTGACCCAGGATACCTCTTTCCTCTACAGAGCAAAAcatccttctctgcagaaaaaaacgTCCCAATGCAGCCAGGCAATGCAAGGGCCGGTGCCGCAGAGCCCCCACCCCTGCAAGCCCCTCTGCGACGTGGCCGCCTGGCCCAGGACACCCTTCCCCGTGCCGGGTGACACACCGCCCCGGAGGGTGCCTCCCTCCCTGGCCCCCCAtgccccaggcagccccgggACACCCGGCGAGCCAATGCAATGAGCTGTGCGTGCGGCCGATTTGCATCGAAGGGATAAGGGGAAACCCCAGGAAACGCATGGCCCAGGCATTAATCAAATCTATCTCTAATAATAAACCTCCCGAGCAATGCGCGGGCTCAGGGCTGGAGCTCGCAGTGCAATGGCAGGAGCCGAGGGGGACTAGACGCTGCGGGAGAGTTAAACGTGAGTTACCCCATGGAGGGGCTGCGCGGGGAGATGGGGGTGAGGGGCTTGGCCGTGCCAAGGCTGGGGGCCACGGCGACATTTCCCGAGTGCTGGCAAGGAGCGGAGGGTCTCCCCAGGCTGTCACGGGAGGAGCAGAGCCACCACAAAGGGCTTCCACTCTGCTGGAGACGGTCAGCGTCATGGGGCTGGAGATGAAATGGATGCTTAATGCTTTGGACGAGGGGTCCATAGGGGAATTTGGGGTGCTGGTCCCTGGTGGGTGCAGAGGCAGAGGGGGAGGCGCACCCGGCTCTGCTGGAAAACGCATGGGTGCAAAGCCCGGCTGCGCCGTGCGGGGAGCACCACGCATACCTTGAGGCTCCCCAGGGAGGGGAGCTCAGCCATCAGGCAGGATTTTTCCTAGATGGGGCCAAACACCCAGCTTGGATCTGCCCTcgcaggagagcagcagcggGGAAGGAgctgcccagcctgcagccccccagcttAGACACAGCCCCAAATCTCCGTTTCCCATGCAGTTATCCCACGTGAAACTCCACCGTGGCTCAAGGACGGCCAGGCTCACTGCCATCCCCAGGGCTCACCGCCATCCCCAGGGCTCGCCACCATCCGTCAGggtcttctctttcttctctttgggTACAAAATATCTTCAAAGAGCATCTGAGGAGAGTGCCGGCCTGAGCCTCGCACTGCCCTGGGGAATATCTTCAGTCGCCTCGATagaaagtaattatttaattttatagcAATGTTAATTGAACAACTGGGACTATAAGGCCAGCATCCCTGCGCAGAGTGGATTTATCCCCGACCCCCTGAGAATGGGACACAAAATATGCTCCCCGGGTAGGAGCCAGTCCACAGCAGGCAGCGGAGGAAGCCCATCCTCAGCCCCTCTGCAGGGAACGTGCTGTGCAGGCAATGGCAGGACAGACGGACACGCAAAGTGCCCGACTGCTGCACGCTCCCAACTACTAGAGAGGAGAGATCCCAGCCAGAGTGCAGGGGCTTTTCTCTATAAAAGTCAAAGTTTGGCTTTGCAAAGGCTGCGGTGCAGCCTTTGGGCACGCAGAGGCCAGCGCCGTGCTGCAGCATCGGGGAGTTTTAAACCTTTCGGGCCCCGTCAGCACCGGCATCGTCCACCCATGCAGGAAACAGCTGCGGCTCCCCGGCGCGGCTCCGCAGAGGGATGCGGTCAGCAAACGGCACATTTCCACTGCGGCCGCCCTCGTGCTGGGTTAGTGCTTCCTGCAGTTTCTCGGTCGTGCTCGCCGCAGACCCTGCGTGCGGCGCgcatggcacggcacggcacggcacggcacggcatgCTGACAGGTACTGCTGAGCAGCGGGGGATCAGCAGGGACCAACACTGGCACTCGGGTTGCCTCCAAGGCCAAACCTTGCGGTGGCACGGGTGAGGCTGCAGACAGAGCATATGCAGCACCCAAAGATGGGGACACGcacaaatatttcagctgcTAATAAGTAGATGCTCATTAGCAAGCTAATTCTTGAAGCTGTAAGTTGTTGGCTAGATTTTTGTGCTGCTGAGGGCTGCTGCCTCGCTCCTGTGCCTTCGGCATCACACCCAGCTCACACGGGCACAGGGCGCACCGCGGCAGAGGAGGATGGGATGAACGGCTCCTCGTGGGGACAAGAGCACGTCCACCTCCAGGTGTCCCAGCTGGCACTGGTTAAACCAGTGCTTAAAGCTCTCCCAGAGAGGTGtcactcctgctgctgcttggggGAGTTTTACACATCAGAATCAGGTTTCATTATGATGCCAGAACACCAAAAGGAGATGTCAGAAATTACACACAGGATGGCACAAACCGCCCTGACGCCACAGAAGTTTCcagaattaaaaattgtttcagaagACATTGCCAGTGGTCATTCTGGTcgtatttctgttttttttcagaaaagcatataAAGACAGGAGCAGTTCCCACTGCTCTTACTCCTGCAGGCAGATGCATGCATGCCCAGACCCTCAGGGCGCAGCACAGGGCCGCCTATAAGCCGGGGTGCTTCTCCCTGCGTGTCCCCAGGGACCGGCACAGGACATGCTCATGTAGCGTTATAATTTGAAGAGTCTGCTAAGCCTGAAGCAGATTTTGCCGTATGCTCTTGCCCAAGCTTAGGACCAGAGAGGGCTGAGGCACAGCCGGGCATCCCCCTGCGAGGGGTCCCAGCCCTAGGAAAGGGACGAGGCggctgcagggcagccccgTGGTGGTCACCCCGTACCTACTTGCCTGTCATTCTGCAGCCATGGATGGGACACACGTCAGGTGGGATGCCATGAACAACTGCACCGATCAGCAGTACTGGGACACCCTCGTCTGCCAGTGCATCCCCTGCAGCCTCGTATGCGGCCGGCCCACAGTGAGGAGGTGTGCTGCCCTGTGCGGTGAGTGCCGGGCGGCCGGTCGTGGGCACCGTGGGGCCATTGCCTGTGGAGCTGTCGCTGGACCAAGCAGGCAGCGATGGGGcaaagctgggaggggggatcagGCCCCAGGAGGAACCACAGGGCAGGCTCCGAGCCAGCTCAGCTTAACAGAGCTTTGAGCCAAAAACGCTGGGGAACGTGACAGCTTCCCAGCAATGGGCTGGGTCTGGCAACAGCTCAGCACGGACCAGGATCAAGTTGCCCACATCTCTGTACTGCTCCTTTCTGGGGTCACAGGGAGCCTTCGCAGAGCTGCATCGACGCTCATATCCCCGCCATCGGTGACACCCCGCCTTCCAAAGGCAGGGCCTCGAGGTACGTCAGGTTCAGTTGATGCGGATAACGATAAACTCAAGCTGTAGGTTTGCAAGGCTGTACTGCgagccctgtgctggggcaggcacCAAGGCGTAGTGATaacagctggggaggaggaaaagagacagATGCACTTTGCACCCAAACCCCGTACACAACCCCGTGCAcggccccttccctccccggcGAGCCACGGTCTAGGACTGCTGCACCCTGTCCTAGGGCACAGGGGCCCCAGCCCTGTGGTAGGGCTGCATGCAGCGACAAGTCCCATCTCCCCGTTGAGGATAGGAGATGCCATCCCCGGGGTGCCAAGCTAGCGCTCAGGCAGGTTTTGGTGTGTCCTGAAAAGCCCCCGGGCAGCAGGAGCTCTAAGAGCAGCGACCAGGAGCTCCCTGCCGCAGGTGGGTATGGCTGCACATGTCTGGCTGCGTACTGTCCCCTCCCCGTGCAGCTGCCAGCAGATGCCTTCCCCCAGTTTTCATCATACGGCCAAACACTACCGCAAATCCCATGGATCTGTcaccctgccagccctggaGAGGTTGTCAGCGCTTACAGCAGCGTGCAGGTCTCGCCCTGTGCCTGTTGGAGCCGTGAGCTTGTTCAGAGCGGCCGCGGGCTCGTCCGTGCACGAAGCCAGGCGCGGGGGCGGTGGGAGGGCAGCGGTTTGGGAACCTGGTGCTCAAATGACAGGGGAGGAGGACATGCTCAGGACACCGTTTTcatctccctcccctcccgcagAGTCCAGGGACTGCAACAGGAGAGCCGGCTTCTACTACGATGAACTCCTGAAAAAATGCATCAACTGCACCACGGTCTGCGGGCAGCACCCGAGGCAATGCGCCCCGTCCTGCGAAAGTAAGGCTGCGCGCAAGGGCAGGCAGAGTGGGGATGTGGGGCAGGAccccccagggctgggctggaagAGGAGCCAGGTTATGGGACCGAAGCTAGGAAAGGGGCAGCAAACCCCCCCCTCTCTCCGTCCTGGGGGGTTCCGTGTTTGTGCGCTGCCATTTCACCGGGACcggggaaaagcaaagcagggcATCTGCCTCCCTCCTGTTTTCTCCATCGTATAACTCCATCATACAGCGCGTTTTCCCTTTTGCGTGTCGGTGTTTTACAGACCTGTCCTGCGGCTCTACCAGCCAGGGGCAGGATCAGGAGCTGCATTTCTCACCTCGCggagctgcctccagcccttggggagggggagcgggaggggacGGGTTATTTTCCTTGAGATCTGCAATTCCCACATTGGGGTTGAGACGTGATCACGGAAGAAGGGGGAATGGTGGGAAGGCGGGGTGGGAAGGCGGGGTGGGAAGGGATCTCCTCTGCCTCGccatggaagagaaatacaaGCAGAGGCGGTGCATACCTGCTTTCAAATTCTTTCCAAGCAGAATGCACAAGTGCTATTAGCACTTTCCCTATCAAAAAGTCAATAGTGTGAAGCATGTGCCTGAGGGGTTTCTAAGCACACCCATCTCTGCCTGGCCCACAGCGGGTGCCCTGGTGGCCACCCCACCTCCGCCAGCCGCCCTGGTCACGGCCTCGCCGCCCACGGCCGTGCTGGAGCAGAAGGTGTGCGTGGAGCAGGAGCCGTGGCTGGTGGTGTAcctgctgctggggctctgccTCTGCGCCCTcatctgctccctgctcctgggcTGGACCCACCTGCggaggaagggagaggtggTCTCCTGCCAAGCCAGCGCTGGGACCTGCCACCGCAGGGAGGACTCCTCCAAAGGTGAGTGCTGGCTGCGCTGGGGGGGactgggagaggatggggagcTTGCGGTGGACACGCTCCCAGGTACCGCTGGGAGGGACAGAAAGCAGAGCCAGTTCGTAACAGGGGTAGGGAGGAAAAGTAAAGCCAGGGATGTGCAATGCGGTTGAGTCCGAGCCTGGAAGAGGAGGTGGACTGGACCCCTGTGCCCTGATTCTCCACTGTAACCCCCTTCTCAGTCACTCTCTTGCAAAGTCGCAGGCACAGCTTCCCACTGCCAtgcaggggctggagctgcaCCGTCAACCAGCAACTCTCCGGTCTCCATCCAGAGGCCGAGGGGCAGCTGAGCCGTGGGGAGGAGGAGTTCCAAAAAGCCAACCCTCTTCCAAAGTGAATCACCTGCCCGAGGAAGAGCCAGGGCTTTCGTGGCAATTGCAGCTCTGCGTTCCTTCGctcggggctgtgctggggctgctttGGCCTGGCAAGAACCATGGTAACACAGGCTACTTGCTCCTTCAAACAGGCTAACGATGTAGCCGGTCTGCTGAATTATCTTGCAGCACCAAACGCCAAAGTTTTAGCTCTGGAGCCAGAGTGGCTTCACAAGTCTTTGCTTTAGGGAGAAAAGATAGGGAAAGGATAACATACAGCAAGTCAACatagaaaagatgtttttattctccctcctcctttcctcctctgcctttaaaaataaaaaggtctgTCTACCTAtttatgcacacacatacatgtttACATACGTACACTTCAAAGCCAGTCATGCTGGATGTCAAAGATCACAGAGGAAAAGCCCACAAGCTGGTGAGTGGCTCGGAGTCACTCTCCAGCAGAACTGTAATTCAAGCCATTCCTATCTGCTTTGGCGAAGGACACGGTGGCATTGAACGTTCACTTTTAAGGGAGGCCGCCAGGTTCAAAGACATTTACTGTGTGCTTTTTAATACCCCTGGTCTAACCTTGCTTATCAGATCTCAGATGACAGAGCAGAGCCCTTCGACAGAGCATCATGGGCCCTTGAACCGGCCGTGGGCAGCCTGTCTGCCACGCTGCGCTCGCCGGAGCTCTGGCACCTCGCACAGTGCTGCACCATTGCATTTGCATATGctacaaaagcagcatttaatgAAAAGACAATTTACATGTAACGTTATAAGTATTACAGTTGCTTTAGTGCTAAACCTTCAGCCTTCCTCTTCAAGTCACTTTCCAATCTCCCCCTCAGATCTCACCTCCCAGGGTGGCAGGACGAGGTGCGAGCACGTAGGCGATGCATTACCTACAACACACAGTGCCGTGGGCTTTATCGAAGTGGTGGGAGGTGGATGTCCTCTCCAGTTCCAGGACCAGCTCTTTATAGGCTCTAGTGCAGCACTGCAAAGCTTTTCTTGCGTAAAAGGTGCTCCTAAAACCCCTTAAGCTAACACGCATAGTTTATTTGCAGATCGTCTGGTGGaagcaggcagggctggtgaTGGATCCACTGGCGGCAGGGTCCCAGAGCCGGTGGAAACCTGTGGCTTCTGCTTCCCTGGACATGGCTCCGCTGTACAAGAGACCAAATCGTG containing:
- the TNFRSF13B gene encoding tumor necrosis factor receptor superfamily member 13B is translated as MDGTHVRWDAMNNCTDQQYWDTLVCQCIPCSLVCGRPTVRRCAALCESRDCNRRAGFYYDELLKKCINCTTVCGQHPRQCAPSCETGALVATPPPPAALVTASPPTAVLEQKVCVEQEPWLVVYLLLGLCLCALICSLLLGWTHLRRKGEVVSCQASAGTCHRREDSSKDRLVEAGRAGDGSTGGRVPEPVETCGFCFPGHGSAVQETKSCHSTSYHIGEGAAPSHTGICSMGSAGAIPSPGDGHFKIICSPSQEKTPMV